Proteins encoded together in one Streptomyces umbrinus window:
- a CDS encoding carbohydrate ABC transporter permease: protein MSQTLTPPSPAAPTAAGAPAHRRRRTPRGRTWIAAFFLLPALILLGALVVYPIVWSVIRSLFGPDGFTHFVGLSNYTGIFTDHQTLVAIKNNAIWVVVAPVAATGLGLIFAVLTERIRWGTAFKLVVFMPMAISMLAAGIIFRLVYDQDPGKGVANAVATGVHDTFFKASAYPGAHPRVAGPGSTLTGPVGGPYTGRSVSPGDGPAALALVGVQPSTLTGATQAAAPRACPRGALCGTVWLDFQPGGGTPGKIDRGEKALAGVRVEAVRDGRVIATATAAKDGTFALPAARIDASPLQLRLPATNFTAQYAGVNWLGPTLVTWSIIGAYVWMWTGFAMVLIAAGLAGIPRELLEAARVDGAREWQVFRRITAPLLAPVLGVVLVTLVINVLKIFDLVYVIAPGASQQDANVLALQLYLSSFGGGNDQGTGSALAVLLLALVAPVMFLNIKRFRKEKSR, encoded by the coding sequence ATGTCACAGACCCTTACCCCTCCGTCCCCCGCCGCCCCCACGGCGGCGGGGGCACCCGCCCACCGCAGGAGGAGGACGCCCCGAGGCCGTACGTGGATCGCGGCGTTCTTCCTGCTGCCCGCGCTGATCCTGCTCGGCGCGCTCGTGGTGTATCCGATCGTGTGGTCGGTGATACGCAGTCTCTTCGGCCCCGACGGCTTCACCCACTTCGTCGGGCTGTCCAACTACACGGGCATCTTCACCGACCACCAGACTCTCGTCGCCATCAAGAACAACGCGATCTGGGTCGTGGTCGCACCCGTCGCGGCCACCGGGCTGGGCCTGATCTTCGCCGTGCTCACCGAGCGGATCCGTTGGGGCACCGCCTTCAAACTGGTCGTCTTCATGCCGATGGCCATCTCCATGCTGGCCGCCGGCATCATCTTCCGGCTCGTCTACGACCAGGACCCCGGCAAGGGCGTGGCCAACGCGGTGGCAACCGGCGTCCACGACACCTTCTTCAAGGCATCGGCATACCCCGGAGCGCACCCCAGGGTGGCAGGCCCCGGCAGCACCCTGACCGGCCCGGTCGGCGGCCCCTACACCGGTAGATCCGTCAGCCCCGGTGACGGTCCGGCCGCGCTGGCTCTGGTCGGGGTGCAGCCCAGTACCCTGACCGGCGCGACGCAGGCCGCCGCGCCGCGTGCCTGCCCGCGGGGCGCCTTGTGCGGCACGGTCTGGCTGGACTTCCAGCCGGGCGGCGGCACTCCCGGGAAGATCGACCGGGGAGAGAAGGCGCTGGCCGGCGTTCGGGTCGAGGCTGTGCGCGACGGGCGCGTCATCGCCACGGCGACAGCCGCCAAGGACGGCACATTCGCTCTGCCCGCTGCCCGTATCGACGCCTCGCCGCTTCAACTGCGCCTGCCCGCGACGAACTTCACCGCCCAGTACGCGGGCGTCAACTGGCTCGGTCCGACCCTCGTCACCTGGTCGATCATCGGCGCCTACGTCTGGATGTGGACCGGCTTCGCCATGGTCCTGATCGCTGCCGGGCTGGCCGGGATCCCCCGGGAACTCCTGGAGGCCGCACGTGTCGACGGCGCGAGGGAGTGGCAGGTCTTCCGCCGCATCACGGCGCCGCTCCTGGCGCCGGTGCTGGGTGTCGTACTGGTCACGCTGGTGATCAACGTGCTGAAGATCTTCGACCTGGTGTACGTCATCGCACCCGGCGCCAGCCAGCAGGACGCCAACGTGCTCGCCCTGCAGCTCTACCTGTCCTCCTTCGGCGGCGGCAACGACCAGGGCACCGGCAGCGCGCTCGCCGTACTCCTGCTCGCCCTGGTCGCGCCGGTCATGTTCCTCAACATCAAGCGGTTCCGAAAGGAGAAGTCACGGTGA